The Hyphomicrobium sp. 99 genome contains the following window.
GCGCGCGAGCCTTGCGGCCGAGCGTGCCCAGATAATGCACCAGCGCATCCTCGCGGCCGTGCGTCACCCAGATTTCTTCCGCTTCCGTTTCAAGGACGGTCTGAATGAGTTCCGGCCAATCGACGTGATCTGAGACGACGAGCGGAAGTTCGACACCAAGCTGACGGGCGCGGCCGCGCACACGCATCCACCCGCTCGCGAATGCATTGACCGGATCGCCAAAGCGACGCGACCAGCGATCGCCGAGAGCGGAGGGCGGACACATGACGATACCGCCGCGCATCGACTTCGGATCGGTGCCCGCAACCGGCAGAAGCTCGCCGAGATCGATGCCGAGCTTCTGATAAAGCTCACTCAGTGCAACGACTGCGCCGTGCAGATAGATCGGCTGGTCGTAGCCCGCATCGCGAACGACGCGGATCATTCGCTGGCACTTGCCGAGATTGTAAGCGCCGATGAGATGCGTCCGGTCCGGTTCGGCCTTGAGGGATGAGAGAAGCTTCGCGGCCTCGTGTTCCGCCTTCTCATGACGAAAAACCGGAAGCGCAAAGGTGGCTTCCGTCACGAACACATCGCAGGTGACGAGTTCGAAGGGCGCGCAGGTCGGGTCGGCCGCGCGCTTGTAGTCGCCGGAAATGACGGCGCGCCGCCCGGCCCACTCGATGACGACCTGCGCTGAGCCCAGGATATGCCCGGCCGGCACCAGCCGCACGCTAACGCCGTTGATGTTGACGGTTTCGCCGAGGGCGAG
Protein-coding sequences here:
- a CDS encoding ligase-associated DNA damage response exonuclease, producing MISTAPPVDTWLYPVGSGIYCEPGDFYIDPGRAVDRAVITHGHGDHARAGHRAVLATPETIEIMKVRYGEDCAGAFQPLALGETVNINGVSVRLVPAGHILGSAQVVIEWAGRRAVISGDYKRAADPTCAPFELVTCDVFVTEATFALPVFRHEKAEHEAAKLLSSLKAEPDRTHLIGAYNLGKCQRMIRVVRDAGYDQPIYLHGAVVALSELYQKLGIDLGELLPVAGTDPKSMRGGIVMCPPSALGDRWSRRFGDPVNAFASGWMRVRGRARQLGVELPLVVSDHVDWPELIQTVLETEAEEIWVTHGREDALVHYLGTLGRKARALALVGYGEEAE